Genomic window (uncultured Hyphomonas sp.):
CATCCTCACCCTGTTCGAGAAGCGGGTGAATGCGGAGGAGCTGCCCTACTTCGTCGCCCTGAAACAGCACCTCGCCGCCAAGGGCTATCCGTGCCCCTCGCCCATCGCTGCACGGGACGGCAAGGCGCTGCGCCAACTGGAAGGACGCCCGGCGCTGATCGTCACCTTCATCGACGGTCTCTCCCCCCGCAGACCAAATGTCACCCAGTGCCGGGAGCTTGGCGCGGGCATGGCACGCATGCACCTCGCTTTGGCCGACTTCGGCATGGAGCGCGCGAACAGTCTCGGCCCGGCTTCATGGCCGCGTCTGTGGGCCGGCCGGGAAGCCGACGCAGACGCGCTCCAGCCCGGCCTCGCCGAGGCCATTGCAGGCGATCTTGCCGCCAATGCCGAAGCCAGGCCGCAATCGCTCGGCCTGCCGCGCGGCACGATCCATGCGGATCTCTTCCCCGACAATGCCTTCTTCCTGGGCGATAAATTCTCCGGCGCCATCGATTTCTATTTCGCCTGCACCGATGCCCTCGCCTATGACCTCGCCATCTGCCTCAATGCCTGGGCCTTCGAAGATGGCGGGCGCGACTCGCTGGATTATAATTTCTCCAAGGGCGCGGCCCTGATCGCAGGCTATGAGAGCGTGCGGCCGCTGGAACCTGCCGAGCGCGATGCCCTGCCCGTTCTGGCCCGCGGCGCGGCGCTCCGTTTTTTCCTGACGCGCCTCGTCGACTGGTCGTCGACGCCGGAAGGTGCCCTCGTAAAGCCCAAAAACCCCCTCGAATATGCCGGACGCCTCGCCTTCCATCGCAAAGTGGAAACGGCGGAAGGATACGGTGCGTGAACCAGGACTGGAAAGAATGGCTGAGGCTCGCCCTCGCAACCCTCCTCTCCCCGATCCTCGCTGCGGGACTCGCGGCCGCCTTCCTCGCCACACAAATCGCGCCTGAACTGGTCTTCCGGGTCGAGATCGATTCCGTCACATCGCGGCCAGCGACCCTGCCGGAAATCATGGCCAGCCTGTTCGGCTTCGGCATGCTGGGCGGCGCCTTCGGCATCTTCCTTGGCTGGCCCGCCATGATGATTGCCGGACTGCCTGCGCACCGCTGGCTGGTTCGCAAAGGCCGGACGGACTGGCTGCCCTACGCCCTGACCGGCCTCGCCGCAGGCACGGTCACCATGCTCATTTATTTCCTGGCCACCGGCAGTCTGCGTGACCCTTCGCTGTTGCTGGACGCCTCGCCCCTGCTGGCAACCGGCCCGCTGACCGGCTTCCTCGCCGCAAGCCTCTTCTGGCTGGTCCGCCTGCCCGGACGGATCTCCGCATCATGACCGAGGCGCCTGCTCCGGTGGAACTGCCTGGCTATGCCGGACCGGCAACGCGGCGCAGCTTCCGGCGGATCAAGCTTGGCCTGTTCCTGTCATCGCTCGCCGCCT
Coding sequences:
- the thrB gene encoding homoserine kinase, with translation MAVYTQVSDEALAAFLTEYDLGAALSFKGIAEGVENSNYYLETEKGRYILTLFEKRVNAEELPYFVALKQHLAAKGYPCPSPIAARDGKALRQLEGRPALIVTFIDGLSPRRPNVTQCRELGAGMARMHLALADFGMERANSLGPASWPRLWAGREADADALQPGLAEAIAGDLAANAEARPQSLGLPRGTIHADLFPDNAFFLGDKFSGAIDFYFACTDALAYDLAICLNAWAFEDGGRDSLDYNFSKGAALIAGYESVRPLEPAERDALPVLARGAALRFFLTRLVDWSSTPEGALVKPKNPLEYAGRLAFHRKVETAEGYGA